DNA sequence from the Armigeres subalbatus isolate Guangzhou_Male chromosome 1, GZ_Asu_2, whole genome shotgun sequence genome:
TGCTAAACTTTTAGAAATGCAGGAAACTGTTCTGGCTCTTTCATCCTTCATTTGAACCAATATGGCCCCCAATCCAAATGGACTTGCATCTGTGATCAATTGTGTCTCATCTTTCGGATCAAAGTAACCTAGGGACTCTACCTTTCCTATGACTGATTTTATCGCCCCTAATTCTCGTGACTGTTCTTCGCCCCACTCAAAAGAGCTCTGTTTTAACAGTAAGGATCGCATGTGACGTGTCATTGTGGCTAGATTAGGAATAAATTTACCGACAAAATTTATCAAGCCAAGAAGGGATCTTAACTCTGATGTTGAAGTGGGAGGTTGTAAATCAAGAATTGCTTTGATTTTTCTCGTCAGTAGGTTTGATCCCTTCCTTAGAAACATGGTGACCAAGGAAAATTACTTCGCTAACGCCAAATTGGGATTTTTGCTCGTTGACTCTCATGTTGTATTTAGCTTGATACGTTTCAAAACTTCTTTTAGTGTTTCATCGTGATCATCATCAGTTTCCCCGTAAAGCAACACGTCATCCATGTAAACAATCAGTCCTTTAATTCCTCTGAAAAGATTTTCCATCTCCTTTGGAATAACTCGGGTGCTGATTTGATACCGAACATAAGTCGGCGAAATCTGTACACCCCACTTCGTGCGACAAACGTAGTAATGTCTCGACTATTAGGGTGTAGTTCGAAATGGTAATACGCCGCTTCCAGGTCGATTTTCGAAAGTTTCGATACCTTACGAATGGAAGCCATTGCTGCGTCTATATTTGGCATTGGAAAATTTTCTCTTTTTACAGCTTTATTTGCTGCTCGCATATCCACGCATAAACGAATCCTTCCGTCAGTCTTTCTAATGGGCACCAAGGGCGACACCCACGTCAAGGGCCCTTCCGCTCGTTCGATAATGTTCTTCTGAAGAAGTTCTTGAATCGCATTCTCGACATCGGCCTCCATTGCGATAGGGAATCTTCTAGCAGCTTGCACAACTGGTTGAACGTTCTTATCCAGATGAATATTTAATGAAACATTTGGGACCTTTGGGAACTCCGCGAGACATTCAATAGGATTTTCCGGAATGATGTGATTCACGTTATACCCAATTTTAAGTACGCCTAGAGCAAAAGCAGTGCTTTTACTGAGTAAATTTGTTTGACCACGTGGGGCCACAAGAATGTGAGCCCATATTCCAGAACTTTCTCCTGGAATCTTTACTTGCGCTTCGAAAGCATTACTAAACAATATACTTTCATCGGATGCGAACGATTTCAGCTTCCTATCATCAGGATCAGGACTCCTCTCGTTCAAAATCTCTGCATGTTTTCCTTTAAGGAACTCGAATGTttctgaattgataatatttgcTGGAGAGCCTGAATCGATCAACAAAGATACAATGACCCCTCCGATATCCATACGAAGCACTTCGTTAAGATCTTGACCAGCTACAAAAAACACTGCCTTATGATCGTCTTGATTCTCTGTGATGGCATGAACACGTCTGGATTTTTGTCCCTTTTGTAACCCGAACTCATTCAGCTTTCTTCTTCGACAGCAAACTTTAAAATGCCCCTTGGTTCCACAGTTGAAACAAGTGGAGTCCCGAGCTGCGCATTTTTCAATTTCCCTAGAAATGTGACCATATCTGTTACAGCTGTAACATTTCTTCGAACTCTTGAGGTCATTATTCCCAGGAAATCGTGTTTTCTGCTCTGATATACGTTGAACTATCATTGGTGTCTCCCGTATCTGTCGTTGAATATATAAAACAATGGAGATAAAAAAACAGTACTTACTCTTTTCGTCATTAAACTATTTACCGTTGATGGATGTCTCTCATATTCCCTGGTCTGCTTCTGCACTTCTTCAATGGTCTTGCCGAGAATGATCGAATCACTCAATGTTACGTCCTCTGTTAGTAATCGCTTCCTAAGATCAGATGATTTGCATCCCTCTATTATCTGGTCAACGATCATGTCGTCAACGTCGGCGAAGGCACACCGATTGGCTTGGTCTTGCAACCTGAAAACATATTCCTCGAATGGCTCTTGGTCTTCTTGTTTCATTGCTCGTAGAAGATGCCTCTCAAAACGCTTTTTCGTTTGGGGTGCAAAATATTTGTCCAGTGACAAAATGGCTGAATCGTATTTAATTGGCACCAGTTCATCAGAACCGTCACCAGCGGGGGTTTGTACTTCCCATTTGAACACTTTATCGTAATAGGCTTGTAACTCGATACCACCCAGCACGAGTAATAGATCGTATTTTTCCACATCTTCCACTACCCCGTTGGCTTTGAGAAATCTCTCCAAGGCCCTTTTCCATTTAAGCCAATCATTTCTGGCATCACTGCCAATTTTGAACGGTGGCATTGCCGATGCATCTGAAACGATCACatttgcaaaaaaacaaaaataagaacacttatcttctttctcttttctcTCGTTTTGCTTCTCATCACTACCACTACCACAATGTTAATAGCGCATAAcctatttttcgtttttgtgtaTAACCTTACTCGCTCACATTATCTCACGACTATCCAAAAATAATCCACCATATATCCATACCATCATTCATTACATACAGAGAATAATTCATACTCTATGTAGTATCCAACACATCGTATTTATGGCATTTAGCCTTTCCAGCACCTAGCTTTACCCAGCACATAGCTTTTCCCGGCACATAGCCTTACAGCACAGAGCCTTTCAAGCACAGAGCATTCCCAGCACATAGCCTTTCTAGCACATAGCAATTCTAGAACAAAAGATTTGTTCTCATTGTGTTTGTTTGCGCCAATCCACGCAACTACATTCTCATTCTGTCATTATTTTCTGCAAGCCAGTATTATCCAGTACTTTCACATACCCGACTTTTCACAACTACAAACCACCTTTTCTAGGCGTCGTCAAgcgccattttgtttttgaacaTCCACCCAGCACGTTTGTTTTCTTCCATCTCTTTTTTCTCGATGAAAACGCCAACACTGTCCGACTCTTAACAACGCTAAgtattaaattattattagcACGCTTTTTTTTCTTTGCCTTTCATTCTATTTACTATCCtccaaattaattgcatattttcCAATTCACATCACTTCCTCCGATTGGCTTTTATTTTCAGACCTGTTCTTTTGAATTCAactcttattttttcttctctctATCTCATTTTTCAGACTCCACACAATCTCCATTttgtaaaatcattttttcacgacgcttaattttttttttcaatttcctcaTTTTAATCATCTGACGAATTATCTTTTTCACTTAATTCACAAAATCACCGAATTCACCTACCGATTTTTATTCTCGTCGCCATTGTAAACTGCTGCTCAGAATCTGTAATCGCACTCGGTTCGGCACGTCGTACAAAACTCGACCGATCACCGTCACCGTCCGAATATAACTCCTGTTATGCTCACCCTCTGTAACCCGTAATGCGTTCTcttttattcattccttcaaTGGCATGACCAACGTTATTTACTAGTCAGGTATAATACTGTCTAACCGTTACAGCTATGGAACTCTTTCAGCCGATCCAACCTCTCAGATCCAACCCTTCGTCACTTTGAACAACGAGATACTTCTTATATGGACGAGTTATGCctaaatatttttccgaaaggcGGAGTTAATGCTGATATGTACGCGGGATACATTGAAACTAATGTTATCAATTTCTAAAATCgataaatatatttaaatttcttGTACCTACATAGTGTACGTGAAGCTTGATGAAAGGCTATAATATGTTcattccaaaaatgaacttttggtaTTTAAGAAGTCCggtgacccatagtgttgtaacCAATTTACAAAGCTCGACGAATTGCGTTGATGTCTGTGCAAAAACCTACATATGGATGAGGAATTTACCGATTGAGAAAAACTGTTTTATTATAAATGGATATAAATGGATGCCAATATGTAAGTTAATCAATGGTTAACATATGTAtttaattgggttgtttagcaaagacaaatatgaggttttttatagtttaacataaagagcatgcttttctgatctccaacatatttttatttcgtttgtaaaccttttatttacatttttatacagcaagcaataagccattttaatcgatagaatgacactaacattcatagaatgacagttagcccatgcagcataagaacaaatttttagtcccatataaatttaaaatgcaaattaaaaatagttccggggctccaaaaattctgaaaaattggggttaggctcagttttttatgcagattcagaatatgtaaaaacatatatacccctaaacaacccaattgcatTTTATAACGTGTGCGAAAACGTGAATCATCACTGTTTGGTGGCTTTATCTGGGTTATTATGAATTAGAACGAGTATAATCTTGTGTCTATAAATATAGGATGTTTCTAATGATTGAATGTCTATAAATAGATTCAAGGCTTGCATTCCTAATGTCTACTTAGAACAGCTATGCACTTGAAGTGACAAGTGTTTCAATGCATTAAGTATAGCCATAAATAAGCATTACAGACGAATATAATGCTAATAATAGTGCCGTTTTGTCTGTGCTTCAATGCATTAGGAATGCTTTTATAGAACATATAGGCATGAAAAATGCAATTGTTCAACTTTTATGCAGTTTGAATGCCAATATAAGGCCATTATCAAGCAGTAATAtaatgcttacggttacttgggtaattagttctggattaattaatatcaaggtctctggaaattacgagtacattatatgcaaccagcgttacgataattactaaccatgtcaaaatagttattcaatccgacgagcgccttatagataggcagcatgaagtacagtacgttatcattcgttgagtagtcactcaacccatgacatccgcctttggttaggcaattattttgttacTTTCatggtaaatcgccgtgggaagctgagtagttttatctcgttttaaatgctgaagtctggacaaaatttccttacaactaaggaagggtcaaaatttcactgtaggtggattaatctgggtttttttaaataatctttattaacgtgattttttcatgaaaaagaagttcatcacttccAAACGACGTATTGCCACTTAACTTTGATTTACATAGCTTTTTgagtaaaaattgttctagcCTGGATGTCTGTTATATGTgcttaaacgttgtgtaatcttcagatacagatacagaagttgcctaatAGCTTCGTTAGTTTATTTATAGCGCCATTatacgctatattgttagtgctataacaacagcgaaaacgttttcattgtgaatgctactcatcgtaatatgggaagttgctaacaagcaactcaattacatacatgagctctttattgataagctttgttgctaattcagacagagctgttttatgactatatgtaagctgcataaacgataaaatatgGAATACATATATTCGgcacaaactgactagctgatagatatttgggtaatagtcgagttgaagtttaagggattatttgcggaggtttttcttttattcagcattggctgcttttattcaaatattatacagccaaaggctagaagttgaagcttttagcaccaaaattgttagcTGGGAACtcgcctgcacaaactgatagtaagaatctgggaaactgaacagttaccggaggagtggaagcaAGGGGTTATATACCCCATCTACAAGataggcgacaagctggagtgtgagcaCTTTCgtgcgatcaccatccttaatgccgcttacaaagtgatatcccagatcaatttccgtcgtctgtcaccattagtgaatgagttcgtgggaagttatcaagccggcttcgttgacggccgctcgacaacggaccagatctttactgtacagcaaatgtgtgtgtgtgtgtgtgtgtgtgtgtatcttcaatctaacccccactgtccggcagtagtattatggaagaaagctgtctttaataaagtcagctttagcccgggagttagaaggtgttagctctactgcagctccagtgacccatttcagactgcctggtaactcacgtccagtccgaggtcactttcacttgcaataagccccgcctgttcatgctaccattatcaattggataatggacccataagcaaacttccggattttcaaatccagcgcgtatttagttttggaatcatataaaaacatattgaaacaatctcaccaaattgatcaaATTCCGAATAAATGAACTGAGAAAGAAAAGACCATAACTAGTGTTGACTAAAAAATCACTACTCTGCCAGCGCTATTCCGAGCAATTCGTTGTTGATCCATAATTTCCTGGTAGTATCACccattcaaacatattttcaccAAATACATCCGCGTATACAAATTACACAAACGATTTCGCGCGCTCTAATAAGAATACACTTTAGTAATTGTCACCAGATCTAAAACTTCAGATAACTTAAGCTTTTCTCTTCTAGTACATATGCAAAATATATACATCAGCCGAATCTATTTCTTGCGgaaacgaacaaaaacgtgacagcaaatttaaaagcaaccattcgcgcgcatggcttgctgcgatctcagatctttactgtacagcaaatccttcaaaaatgccgtgaataccaggtcccaacgcaccatctgttcattgatttcaaggcggcatacgacagtatagaccgcgtagaactatagaaaattatggacgagaacagcttccctgggaagccagactgatcaaagcaacggtggatggtgtgcaaagctgtgtgaagatttcgggcgaacgctccagttcgttcgaatcgcgccggagactaagacaaggtgatgtactttcgtgcctgttgttcaacattgcgctagaacaggctagacattgtcggccgaacatttgcaaaggtgaccTATGGTGGTGactgcatcgaagacaaagtacatgctggtgggcggaaccgagcgtgacagggcccgcctgggaagcagtgttacgaaggacggaaataccttcgaggtggtcgaggaatttgtcttccttgaattcttgctaacggctgataacaacggtagtcgtgaaatacgaaggcgcatcatctatggaagtcgggcctactacgggctccagaagaaactgcggattcaccaccgcaccaaaggTGGGCgtggtgggcagaccaggtgcaaaacgacttggcgagcgtggggcgcattcgaggat
Encoded proteins:
- the LOC134205944 gene encoding uncharacterized protein LOC134205944 — its product is MATRIKIDASAMPPFKIGSDARNDWLKWKRALERFLKANGVVEDVEKYDLLLVLGGIELQAYYDKVFKWEVQTPAGDGSDELVPIKYDSAILSLDKYFAPQTKKRFERHLLRAMKQEDQEPFEEYVFRLQDQANRCAFADVDDMIVDQIIEGCKSSDLRKRLLTEDVTLSDSIILGKTIEEVQKQTREYERHPSTIRETPMIVQRISEQKTRFPGNNDLKSSKKCYSCNRYGHISREIEKCAARDSTCFNCGTKGHFKVCCRRRKLNEFGLQKGQKSRRVHAITENQDDHKAVFFVAGQDLNEVLRMDIGGVIVSLLIDSGSPANIINSETFEFLKGKHAEILNERSPDPDDRKLKSFASDESILFSNAFEAQVKIPGESSGIWAHILVAPRGQTNLLSKSTAFALGVLKIGYNVNHIIPENPIECLAEFPKVPNVSLNIHLDKNVQPVVQAARRFPIAMEADVENAIQELLQKNIIERAEGPLTWVSPLVPIRKTDGRIRLCVDMRAANKAVKRENFPMPNIDAAMASIRKVSKLSKIDLEAAYYHFELHPNSRDITTFVARSGVYRFRRLMFGIKSAPDTNRTLKYKPGEKNLADPLSRLSQGSQLKENQMLLLGRQQKLGRLP